The Medicago truncatula cultivar Jemalong A17 chromosome 7, MtrunA17r5.0-ANR, whole genome shotgun sequence genome includes the window TAAAGGACGTTGGTGATGTGTCtcataaaaagacaaaaaattgtGGACGTAAGAGAGTTCAAATCGACCACACTCAATTCCGCAATGTTCCTTTATCAAAAAGGACTACTTTAAGATCTTTATCTTGTGCATTGAATATAAGCAAGTCCTCATTGGCAAGACTTCTTAACCATGGAACTATACGGCGTCACTCTAATGCCATAAAAccatttttgaaagaagaaaacaagatCTCTCGATTGAACTTTTGTTTGTCAATGCTTGAACGTGGTAGCATACCGCATAATCCAACTTTCACAACTATGCATAACATTGTTCATATCGATGAGAAATGGTTCTACATTACCAAGAAGTCCATGCATTATTATTTGCTACCAGATGAGGAGGAACCATTGCGCACTTGCAAGAGCAAAAATTTCATTGCAAAAGTAATGTTTTTGGTTGCTGTAGCCCGCCCGAGATTTGATGCAGAAGGGAATGAAGTATTTTCAGGAAAAATCggtgtttttccttttttcactCAAGAGCCAGCTAAAAGAAACAGTGTTAATAGAGCTGCAGGGACACTAGAAACAAAACCAATAACTTCGGTAACCAAAGAAGTTAGTAGaacttttttaattgaaaaggtTCTACCTGCCATCAGAGAAAAGTGGCCAAAAGATTGTGTACGGGATCCGATTTTTATTCAACAAGATAATGCCAGAACTCACATTGATCACAAAGATGCAGAATTTTGTGAAGCGGCTAAGTTAGGTGGGTTTGATATTCGCTTAATGTGTCAACCTCCAAATTCTCCTGATCTAAATGTCTTAAACCTTGGGTTTTTTAGTGCGATTCAGTCATTACAATACAAGGAAGCTCCAAAAACTATTGATGAACTTGTGAGTGCTGTGGAGCGTTCATTTGAAGCTTTTTCTGCTGTTCAATCTAATCGCGTATTTTTAACCTTGCAATCATGCATGATTGAAATAATGAAGACAAGAGGTTCAAACAATTACAAAATTCCACATATTAAGAAAGCAATATTACAAAGAGAAGGTCAACTCCCTACACAAATGAAATGTGACCCATCTATTGTGGAAGATgttttacaatctttgagaaaTGATTCTAATTGATGCCTATAATGATCGGGTTGTGATCACATTATCtttaattatgtgttttttgcTTCATTTCAATTTCTAATGTTACTTTTGCttcattttgatgaaaaaattcAGCATATCGTATATAGtcatcttttttgtttcattgtCAAACATTTGCTAATAACTGGATTAAACAATGACAATTCATATGCTAATACTAACGTTGATGGGCAAGCTtgatattagaaataaaaaacaattcattttctcaaattcatAGATGAGATCAATACCACTCTAATGAACTGAAACATAACAATGTTTagtcaaagaaaaacaaaatgaaatgcatgatatgtaaaaataaattccCCAGCAGCTACTGCACTTGAACTTCTCATATAATCTCAGCTTTTCTCCACTTGACATCCTCAGTACCAGGTTGGGAGAATGATTTCTAACATCTGCCTCACAACTTGATTCAATTTGGATTCAAAGTCACGTGGAGTATTTTTCTCAACTAGAAGAGCAACTTTTTTCTCCTCTTCATTCTGCAGCGCACTTGAGTTGATTAAGGAAGTATTGGAATTTTTATCACTCTATTTTTTTCATGAGCAAAGTCTTTTCTTGAGAAGTCTAATGAACAACAAAGGAGCACTTTTCCAATTTATTTATACCACTGTTTAGACTTTTGAAGAAGCACCATTGTTATTAATGAATGGGACGGTGGCACAGagaattgaaaattatttaagaGGAGTATGTGCTTTggaaaataaaactaattttgaaaagtagccAATTTCTGTTAATGCTCAAAACAACTATTCATTGTTTTTACTCCATAGTCAAAAGTGCATGAATATAAAACGACTATTCATTGTTAATGCTCAAAATTTCTGTTAAGGGTAAATTgggaaaaatttaattaatgaggTATAGATATTATAAAACgacttatattttgggacaaattttttcaaaaaaagacgacttataataagggacggagggagtatatcccAAAAGCTTTTCGATTGGATATTGCTttgattccaaaaaaaaaaaaaagaactgcTCCCACTTACCAAACATGATGTCAACAGCAATAAATACATTTGTGTTTTAAACGGTCGGGACAACTTCGTGATTCAAATTATCGGGACAACGAGcattttcctaaaataaaacctcccgagttaaaaaaaaaataaaatatatatatcctGACCTTAATACAAGTTACATACAACTTACACATTTaaattcttaagaaaaaaaattacacagttaaaaaaaaaacattagcaCGAGACTAACGGCGTAATCTTGCATGGACTAGGTGGCAAACTAGACTTTCCAGTAGCAACAA containing:
- the LOC112416717 gene encoding uncharacterized protein, which encodes MTIDIDLNLLAADEDEGIEQIALGESQNIVPNLNQAVEDDFTVGLDLNMSSEIRGSQREFDLNEEPYFTENNPLEDDDDTNTEVNDEAIPNSILNSTGDINEAQIDDSSKPRKFLTTEERKSVSRLLLQSSVNRKLKKGTTKMISSLYPVSIRVIQRIWKQLKDVGDVSHKKTKNCGRKRVQIDHTQFRNVPLSKRTTLRSLSCALNISKSSLARLLNHGTIRRHSNAIKPFLKEENKISRLNFCLSMLERGSIPHNPTFTTMHNIVHIDEKWFYITKKSMHYYLLPDEEEPLRTCKSKNFIAKVMFLVAVARPRFDAEGNEVFSGKIGVFPFFTQEPAKRNSVNRAAGTLETKPITSVTKEVSRTFLIEKVLPAIREKWPKDCVRDPIFIQQDNARTHIDHKDAEFCEAAKLGGFDIRLMCQPPNSPDLNVLNLGFFSAIQSLQYKEAPKTIDELVSAVERSFEAFSAVQSNRVFLTLQSCMIEIMKTRGSNNYKIPHIKKAILQREGQLPTQMKCDPSIVEDVLQSLRNDSN